ATGAGTTTGTATAAGTATTTAATGAATGGATGCTAGCAGATGTCAAAATAAGTAAACAGGGTTTACATTATTGCAGCACCCTTTGTGTGTATGCTTTCTGCCTTTTGGCTCTGTAATATTGTCTGATGTGCTTCGTGTGTCGTGTAAAATACTACTAGGTATTGTTTGCATATTTGTGCTAATGAATGTGGAATTAGTATGTATTTGGTCCGTGCTTGTAGTTTATAACTACTTTTTTTTCCCTGATTGCTAGTCCACTGGAGCAAAACCGAAAACCCACAGCTTAATGTAACagactaaaaaaaatatggggAGTGTTGGTAATAGAAGTGGAtggaaatttgagaaatgaATGAACAGACGAACAGGGTTGACTGATACCCTAGAGGAGCCTTAAAATGCGGTAACACTTGCCAAACTTCATAGTCGCCCTTTCTCCAGAGAAAAATGGTcccatttataatttttttttaagaataaaattatactaattattACTACTTCTAATAAAAGTCTTCCAGTACCATTCGGCTGCTCACAGATTTTTCAACTGAGTAAAGATCGGCTTCACAGCCCAACAACTGAAATGAGAGTAATTACTCAGCTCAAGCAATGTCCAACATCTTTAATGCATGAGACAACTCACGGAACCGCACACAGAGCACATATAGCCACACATGGCATGGACACATCGGGAAAATAAGGGGGGCATCGTCCCTGCATTTGGGTGAGTATCTCAAttatttttaacactttttactattattcattattttattattactttttacctacttttattaatatttattacttttcatatattttttattactattcattaatttattattacttttcatacttattactactattcacaactcttttCAACACTTTTCAACATCCAAACCCACATATCCGATAGTCAACACATGAAATTATGATTTCATCGCATGTTTGTTCTGTTATTCTAGGCTCACATACCAAAACCATCTCAAacaatctcattattataatttttataaattatcacataaattataataaataatttaaattttataaattttaaataaataataatattaaaaaataatattttaataatattttatttaaattttaactttaaccTAACCTTAAATTCTTCCAAACTTTTCATTTCAAAGATGTGAAGCCCAAACGCATTTGGATTGCTGAAGCCCAAAAGCAGCCAACATGGTCCAATAATGCTCAGCATTACTCCATGCCGTTCTCTGTCCAACAACAAGGTGTTGCCGCCGCTTCCTTCGCTTGCGTTTCGCTTTGATCATCGACTCCCGGCAACTGTCTGTCTATCTCTTCCACTCTCTCGCGCACTTAgcttttgatttttatatttccatTCCTTCCTATCTTTTAAGTTTTATCTCATAGCACACACAATTATGAATCTCTGTTTCGATATCTCTGTGTTTTTATCATTATGGTcacaaatagaaaattttaaattttatataggGTTGTTGcatttccattttctttgaCGCTTGTGTGTTCTCTTTGGTTCTGAAATTTATGTAGGATAAAGCTTTCACTTTCCTTTCCTTAATGTTTTCCGAGATCAATCAAGAAATGAAGTGCTAGTGTTTGGCTTTCCGAATGCGAGACTCATGGGGAAAATCACTCGATTTTAGGTTTAAAATCTTGAAGTGGGTGCTTAGTGTTTGCGTTATTCATGTCTTTATTGTGGGATGAACTATTCATTCAAAATTAGCCAAAACCTATTCCAAAATCAGTTGCATATACGCGGAGACTAGCTCCTTTATTGCCATGACTAATATAGCTGCCAATTGTTCGTTAAAATGCCGAGCCACGCAGCTTACCTTCACATGACTTTTCTTTCCAATTCCCTCAAGCACATATTCTTAtttataaaatgtttttttttttttttgttaatatccgtttgatttattatgttaaagttttcaatttaaattagaTTCAAGCAGCATCTTTAACTCTAGCAGACCTTTTCACAGTCGTAGAGAAGTCTATGAACTAAATTTTTTAGGAGAAATATTGCAGTTAAgaagattttttattataattataatgatttatTTTACTGCATTGTGTGCGTcattcacttcacaactacaaaAGCAATTTTCCTATTTTGTTGTTGATGAGGAGAGGAGGGAGAATTATTTGTTTTCTATTGAATATTGCCTTAGAATAGTGTTTTAACTATGACAGTGCACTATAAGCTTCCTCCTCTTCCAATTACAGATTAgcaaaaaatgaagaaaggaTTGCACCCTCAGTTGCAATGGATATCCTATGTAACACAGAGTGGTAGATTGATGCACGTTATGATGAGCAAAATACACCATGTTGGTAAAGTGTACCACTTCAGGGCAAAACGCCAAATGGCCGAAAGTATTGGGCAGGTTGCCAAGTTTAAGCGCCGTTATGAAGAGAAGGGGAATGCTGAAGATAATGAAAATTGACTTTTTCTAATTAGATTTATCGTGTAGTAGTCTTTGGAATAAACATGAATCTGATCACTCTCATTTAAGTAACACTTTGTTTGTCATGGTTATATTCTGCCTTTCTCATAATCAATGGGGACTTTTACACCTTGCATGTCAAGTTTTCAAACCTTTGTCTTCCCAATTCTCGATATGAATCCATATTTTTCAGAGCAAGCTTTTCAGAGCAAGCATTTGAATGGATACCTGCATAGACGTTATCTTCGCTTTCTTGTTAGGGTTTTCAAAACTAGCATTAATGGTTTTTGTCATCATAAAATGACTTGGTCTTCTTGTATAGTGCCTGTTCTTTTCTGGTATGATTTGCACCTTTGCTAATGGATATTTACTTGAATGGCATTTAAAAGCTCATATCCTTGATGCATATTTAAGGCTTTGCTTTACAATTATCTGGTCATTTCCTCATAAATGGTAAATTGGACTGTTCCAGTTACACTCAAAGTTGAATGGATATTTTGTGTTGTGTCGATCCGCCTGCTGCCTGCTTTTATCTAGTTGATTTGTGGTATCATTTCAATTTCAAGTATTGACATGTAAACAATGGTCTCTAGATCGATCCATGAAGAATGATGGGGACGGGAGGTCTTTCACATACGGACCTACATCACCGTAAAAGGGCCAGTCTGTTTGGGAGAAATAGAATAATCTTGGAAATGGTATGCTCACACCGTTACACTTAGCTTTTAACATGGACTTGGAAAAGCAACAAAGTTATCCATGCACAAAGCAGAGAAAAACCTTCTTATCACGTAATTAATTGCTAATCCACACCAGGTCCACCTTCCACAACATGAGTTCCTCAATGCTAAGCCATGTATGAAAAACATGAACCCTCAAGCCCCACCGGAcaacaaggaaaagaaagaattcCTCCTCACCTAAACACCTATGCacatataatcttttttaaatatatcacCATAAGCCTAACTGCCTGTTAATTGCGCATCCCAGAATGACGCAGCTAGTTAATTTTCATATTGCTATTTGTCTCCTACTTTTAGTGCTATGGCATGTGATTGTGGAAGGAAATGCAGTATCTAAGAAAATGGTGCAACAGAATGTGGAGGATGGCTTGTCATCATCTTCGCCATGGCTTGAGAAAATCACAAATCACCACCACCAACGCCTGCGTGACCCTGGGTGTTGGAAAAGGCCTTGGATATGCAAACAGGGAGAGGTTCCAGGCATAAGGCTGTGTTGTAGAAACCTTTGTGTAGACGTGAGTTCAGATGTTAACAACTGTGGCTCGTGTGGGACTAGATGTCCATTTAGTTGGCAATGTTGTCGTGCTCAATGCGTCAATACAAATATCAACCCATTTCACTGTGGCAAATGTGGAAATAGATGCCCCGTTCATGTCTTGTGCTTCTACGGGATGTGTGGGTATGGAGGGCCATTGCCATCCCCATTTCCGCCACCACGACCTCCGCATCCTCCATTCCCATCTCCTCCTAAACCACCTCGGTCTCATCCTCCACAACCGCCCCAACCCCCAAGAGGTTCTCCACCTACAATGCAATGAAGCCATTTACTTTGATGGTGCATTATATTCTCTATGCTAGTCGTATCAGCCAGTCTTGGAGTGTTTATTTATTATGATAATAAAGGTGCCATGGTTTTATGTCAAATGAATGGGTCGGTCTGGTTCATACCGATGTTTTTTAGTTTTGTCTTTGTACACAAATCTCAATGAAGAATATTCTAGTGTTTGTTGTTTGTTtatctgtatatatattttttaattctcgagtaaaataaatttgttaatgaaaaaaatacgTCGGGGGTGGATCCTCACAAGGCTTCAGAGCGGCATGATCATGGTTTGTTGGGCAGGTTCATggtttatttgtaaatttacccACTAAGCCTGTAATAATCACTCACAAGACATTATGACACACGAATCATAACGCCACCATACATATACTTACAGTCTGATAGGTTTAAACATATGTAAAAAAAtctgtaatatttattaaatatttaatggtatataaaaataatagtagaTTGAAACCTAAGACGAGTAGAAAACAacgttttttttataattttaatagaaatcatatcaaattattaGGTAATATGAGTGAGAAAATTCCATTTTGCTTGCCAAACATCATCCATCCCCTTGAGCCATTCATATATCTCTTACTGTAGATCCTAAGATCGGAATGAAATTCCGGGAATCCAAATCAATCATAAGTTATAACTCATGACCGTGTATAAAGATCACACCCCGTCTAAATTCATGATAACACGTTGCAACAACGAAAATTCCTCGTGCTACTGCTCAGCACCGCATCACATCACTTTAccataaattaaatgaaatcgTGCATATCTTTTTACCGCGAATCCTTCCacggccccccccccccccccccgcggggCCAAAAAAAGCCTTTTTCATAAATTCATCGAATATCACTGTATATTAttgtttcaattttattaaagatttcgtaattttattttattttcatttcattttgttgattttattaattttctaaaaatttcaCTCCAAAACCATATCTGTTTCTCGGAGCTACATATTTTCGTGGCGAACAGACAGCTCTCTCGGGGAAGGTTTTTGCTGCTGTGACCGCTCTCATCTTTCTTCCTTATTCTGTACGTAAATCCAAACGCAATCCCTCTATTTTTTAGttgattatcattttgttaTATCTCAGTATCTCTATTACTATTTCGTCTTCGGTTTCCTAACACTCCGTTCGGTTGCCGGGGAAACGAAAGTATATTTGTGTACTTTTCCTCGTTTTTGGTGGCCGGAGATTACTGCAGCACTCTGAAGTCCTCATTTTGTTTGAATCTAAACTGTCTAATGCATCGGATCTTTCCTCGtagttttattcattttcttatcaATCAAACAGGTTTAATTTTTACAAGTTTTGGAACTGAAAAGATTTGTCAGTATCGTTATTCCTTCCTAGTTTCCTTTTTAATCAAGGATCCGGGCCAATATTTGATCGTGAATAGTATGCTCAGACCTGATGAAAAGATGTTTGTTTATCTTCGCCTTTTTGCCCTTTTGCTTTTCGGCATTTGGGTTTGGCTTCACTTGATTTTTTCGTTTAACAGGAATCTGATGTTCAACTTTGAACTTTATATTAGGGGTGGTCATATACCGTCGAACAGATATGCTTTATCTCTTTACGATACCACGAAGACTTTAATCTAATAGGACAAATAATCTTTgctattatttcaattttttgttcAATCTACAATGAAATCAAATAGAGACGGTATTATGAGTTTGTATTCAGAGTGGATTTTGTCATACCCAGCCCAAAGCCTAGGCTCAATATCCGTTTAAGCCCAGCCGGcccaggaaaaataaaaggtgAACGAAACCACTCAGTCTCTGTTTTGTCCGAGTGACAAAATCCCtgtttctttcttccccgtctCCCACGCTACGTCCAGCGCCCCCCTGCCCCTACTCTGTGCACAACACCACCCGCGTCTCTCTCCGCTCGTCCCTCTCTCTTCCAGTCTTCCTCTCTCTCCGTCCGTCCCGCTCGCTTATTATGTGAGTTTCTGCTGCCCAAGCTCAACGCTATTCTCCCTTCGTTTCCTCGACGTCCGACCACAACTCCACGCCGATAAAACTCTACGAGCTTCTCTCCCTCACTCggcctctttctctctctcgttaccgccctcctctctctctaaaactctcagCGGTCGCTCACCACTGGGCTACAGCCAACAACGCCTCCCACACTGCCGCTCGCTTCTCAACCCTATTCAGCCTTGCCCACGCCAAAGACGGACGCCGCACACCTTACGCCACTCCCGCCCGTCGTCCACTGTCCCCTCCGTCGTCTGTTGCAGAACTCCGCCACAGGTAAATCTCCGTCCGTGTCTGCTCtatgtctctgtctctctctgtctctctctctctctctccccccacccaaaaaaaaaatcactctcTCGGTCTCTCATACCGTTTCCTCCCTGTCTCTCGCTATCCCATCTCTTTCTAACGGGTTTCACTTCGATTCCACCGTTCACAGAATGTAATGTATCATTAAATCAGAGAAGTTTGATTTCCATGTTGaattttgccttttctttttcgaTATTGCAATTACTTGTGAAAGATTCTAATCTGCTTATTAATCAACGTGTTGTAATTCGAATGCCTCATTGAATTTAATTCAGATTGtgttatatcttttttttttttccccctttatTCTAAGTTAATATTATTGTTGCTTGTAATTACAGGGCTCTAAAGTTCTTGAAAACCCGGACCTAATACTGTAGACTGACTCTGTCAAGTGGAATGGCTATTTCATCTTCGTTTTTCGCATGTTCATTGCAGGGGAGCATGGCTGCTCCCAAAACATTGAATTGCTACAAAGAACTTTTGTGCAATCGTTCAAATCTTTTCTTCAAGCAATCAGGATGCATCGAGTCAATGTATCAGTCACATTCGAGGTTGTTACCCCATAGTGTACTATCAAAATGGGAACAAACTGACCAATTCGACAGAATCCAGTGCCATTCGTTGGAAGTTGAGACTGCACCTTCTTTTTCCATAGGGAAGAAGTTTCAACTTGATGATGTAATTGAAGCCCAACAATTTAATAGGGATATTCTCGGTGCTATATTTGAAGTTGCGAATGACATGGAGaagatagaaaataattatcCCGGAAGCCAAATCCTTAAGGGTTATCTTATGGCTACTCTCTTTTACGAGCCATCCACTAGGACTAGGCTTTCATTTGAGTCTGCCATGAAACGGTTAGGTGGGGAAGTTTTGACAACAGAAAATGCACGGGAGTTTTCATCAGCAGCTAAAGGTGAAACACTTGAAGGTAAGTCTTTTCATGTGCTTGATCAATTTCCTGGTGGTTCGTCGCTGCATTTTGATTGTGATATAGGAGTTTGATTTGCAGATACTATAAGGACAGTTGAGGGTTACTCTGATATAATTGTGATGCGGCACTTTGAAAGTGGTGCTGCCAGAAGAGCAGCAGCTATAGCTGGCATTCCTATTATTAATGCTGGTGATGGTCCTGGGCAACATCCTACACAGGTATGCCAAATGCTGTTCTTAGTTATGAtactgaatttttttatttttttgatagtcTGTAAATTCCTTAGAACTGTCTATAAGCAGATTGTGttgggagaaaagaaaaatcaaatgcGTAAGTAGGAAACTGGAGACGAAATGTTGCCTTCACTTTCAGTGAGAGCTTTTTCCATGAGCATTGTCCAATTTGCTTCTTATATTCTGTAATAGAGGGGCACATTTTGTTCTTTTCATACCAAAAATAGTTATACACCACAGGTGTTTATTAATGCAGAATTGCTATCCTTAAAGTGTAAATTTTAGGCTTTCATATTTGCAATATAAGTTTGAGTCATGTATAAGGAGCCATTCCAATACATATACAAACGTGAAAATCAACATAGAACCTGTACACCAGATCAGTGCACATCTATCTGTTTCAGTTTAGTTGCTCAACATGTATGGACAGTTGAAACTTATGTCTATTAATGAAGGATGaacatcttttttctttgatataATAAGCACCATATACTGGGAACGGTTtggtaatatgtttttatttaatcttcTCTTGATATATGATGTGGGTGGTAAGCAGCATCTTGCATCCAAGGCATGCTGCAAAACACTATATGTCGTGTTCATCTGCAAGTATTTTCATGCACTGTTATAGTAATGATTGGTTTTTTGTCATGGtgaatttaattgtttgtcTTTTCCATTCTAATCTGGAGGGACAGTGATGCTCTGTATCTGCATTTgatgattatttattacttcACACTTTTTGATTGCTGGTAGCAAGTTTCACACAGTTTTGTTCAAAGATCTTTTCCTGCTTTTGTGTGCTATGCAGGCTCTTTTGGATGTCTATACCATTGAAAGAGAGGTAGGAAAACTCGATGGCATCAAAGTTGCGCTAGTGGGTGACCTTGCCAATGGAAGGACTGTCCGCTCACTTGCTTACTTGCTTGCCAAGTACCAAGATGTGAGGATTTACTTTGTC
This Carya illinoinensis cultivar Pawnee chromosome 11, C.illinoinensisPawnee_v1, whole genome shotgun sequence DNA region includes the following protein-coding sequences:
- the LOC122280370 gene encoding aspartate carbamoyltransferase 2, chloroplastic isoform X1 produces the protein MAISSSFFACSLQGSMAAPKTLNCYKELLCNRSNLFFKQSGCIESMYQSHSRLLPHSVLSKWEQTDQFDRIQCHSLEVETAPSFSIGKKFQLDDVIEAQQFNRDILGAIFEVANDMEKIENNYPGSQILKGYLMATLFYEPSTRTRLSFESAMKRLGGEVLTTENAREFSSAAKGETLEDTIRTVEGYSDIIVMRHFESGAARRAAAIAGIPIINAGDGPGQHPTQALLDVYTIEREVGKLDGIKVALVGDLANGRTVRSLAYLLAKYQDVRIYFVAPDVVKMKDDIKNYLTSQGVEWEESSDLMEVASECDVVYQTRIQKERFGERLDLYEEARGKYIVDQAVLDVMQKHAVVMHPLPRLDEITVEVDRDPRAAYFRQAKNGLYIRMALLKLLLLGW
- the LOC122280370 gene encoding aspartate carbamoyltransferase 3, chloroplastic isoform X2; protein product: MAISSSFFACSLQGSMAAPKTLNCYKELLCNRSNLFFKQSGCIESMYQSHSRLLPHSVLSKWEQTDQFDRIQCHSLEVETAPSFSIGKKFQLDDVIEAQQFNRDILGAIFEVANDMEKIENNYPGSQILKGYLMATLFYEPSTRTRLSFESAMKRLGGEVLTTENAREFSSAAKGETLEDTIRTVEGYSDIIVMRHFESGAARRAAAIAGIPIINAGDGPGQHPTQALLDVYTIEREVGKLDGIKVALVGDLANGRTVRSLAYLLAKYQDVRIYFVAPDVVKMKGVEWEESSDLMEVASECDVVYQTRIQKERFGERLDLYEEARGKYIVDQAVLDVMQKHAVVMHPLPRLDEITVEVDRDPRAAYFRQAKNGLYIRMALLKLLLLGW